The nucleotide sequence CGGGATGCCGGATGCGTGTAGATTTCGGTGACACCGGACGGCAAATGCCTGCTCAGCCGCAACAGCTTGTCGGATGTCATATGCCCGCTCCAGCGCAGGCCGAACACGTGATCGTTGACCGAAAGACCCGCTTTGCGCGCCTGCGCCCGCAGCATACCGGTCCAGCGATATAACAGCGTATCACTCAGGCCCGTCTTTTCCCCGCAGGCCGCCATGATGGCAGGCGGCTCGGCAGGGATGCGGATCGCACGCAGACCATAATCCCGGCCGATTTCGCACAGCAACTTCCCCACCGTCGGATGCAGATGCATGTGCTTGTGCGCATTGGCGTGATCCAGCGTCAGCCCGGTGGCGCGAAAAGCCGCGAACTGGGCGTCGATCTCCTCCGCCAGTTGCCGCCTCGCCGAGGGGGAAAAGAAATAGGTGAAGCCCCGCCGCACCTGATCGGAGCCGAAACGCCCCTGCTGATCAACCAATGCCGGAATCCGGGCATGCGGCAGCACCGCATCCCCTTCTACCAGCACCAGATGC is from Granulibacter bethesdensis and encodes:
- the hpnK gene encoding hopanoid biosynthesis-associated protein HpnK, with product MRRIIVSADDFGLTSTVNEAVRDAHRNGILSTCSLMVAAPAAAEAVAMAQATPSLRVGLHLVLVEGDAVLPHARIPALVDQQGRFGSDQVRRGFTYFFSPSARRQLAEEIDAQFAAFRATGLTLDHANAHKHMHLHPTVGKLLCEIGRDYGLRAIRIPAEPPAIMAACGEKTGLSDTLLYRWTGMLRAQARKAGLSVNDHVFGLRWSGHMTSDKLLRLSRHLPSGVTEIYTHPASRPDATLRALMPEYDQTGEYAALTDPQVRDAFTGRQVQFIGWNDL